The nucleotide sequence ACTTTAAAGGGTGAAGCGAGTTCGTAAATTAAGACTGTACTTATCAACAAGTTGTTAAAGATGTTATCCTATTAAAGCAGGACTAGTAATTTAAAGGAATAAAATTTGTATAGAGAGTGATTAGAGCTGTTTATATCCTGATCTTTTAACCTTATGGTGTTAGATTATGAATTTAGAAAAAATTCTTATAAAGCTTTTAGAAAAGACCTATCAGGCAGGGGATCTATTAAAATTTTATTATTCAAGAGGTTCAGAAGTAACGCATAAAGGAACCATTGATCTCGTGACAGAGGCCGATCTTGAGGTTGAGGCCTTTCTAAAAAGGGAGCTATCTACTATCTTTCCTGAGATTTCTATCCTTGCAGAGGAATCACATAGTGACTGGTCTTTTTTATCATCTCAAGAGCTATTCTTCTGTATAGATCCTTTGGACGGAACAACTAATTTTGCCCATGGACTGCCCTGGTTTGCTATCTCTATTGCCCTATTAAGAGGTAATGAGCCGCTTGCAGGAATTGTCTATAATCCTGTAAAAGAAGAACTTTTCTATGCCATCAGGGGCGGAGGTGCCTTCTTTAATCATAAAAGGATTCAGGTCTCAGAAAGGAGTCCTTTAATTAACTGCCTGTTAGCTACCGGGTTTCCTGTATCAAAAATTATGGAAAAACCCGAGTATTTTTTTAAACCCTTTGAAGAGTTTATGATCAGAACAAGGGGTATCAGAAGATTTGGATCAGCTGCCCTTGATTTAGCCTATGTAGCTGCAGGTAAATACGATGGTTTTTTTGAAGCCTATCTTAAACCCTGGGATACCGCTGCAGGGATTCTGTTAGTCCAGGAGGCTAAAGGTAAGGTAACGGATTATCATGGAAACCCCTTTAATCTCTTCAAGCATACAATAATTGCCTCTAATGCCTTAATTCATGATGAAATGGTTGAGATCTTAAAGAATAGGGATCCAGAGAACTTTAAACCTTTTTGAAATTCTGTATGCCTTATATCAGAGGCACACAAGTTTTCATACCCTTTATGAACTTCACACC is from Thermodesulfovibrionales bacterium and encodes:
- a CDS encoding inositol monophosphatase is translated as MNLEKILIKLLEKTYQAGDLLKFYYSRGSEVTHKGTIDLVTEADLEVEAFLKRELSTIFPEISILAEESHSDWSFLSSQELFFCIDPLDGTTNFAHGLPWFAISIALLRGNEPLAGIVYNPVKEELFYAIRGGGAFFNHKRIQVSERSPLINCLLATGFPVSKIMEKPEYFFKPFEEFMIRTRGIRRFGSAALDLAYVAAGKYDGFFEAYLKPWDTAAGILLVQEAKGKVTDYHGNPFNLFKHTIIASNALIHDEMVEILKNRDPENFKPF